The following are encoded in a window of Acinonyx jubatus isolate Ajub_Pintada_27869175 chromosome D4, VMU_Ajub_asm_v1.0, whole genome shotgun sequence genomic DNA:
- the STOM gene encoding stomatin: MSEKRHTGDAEARRLPDSFRDSPNTGLGPCGWILVAVSFLFTVITFPISVWMCIKIIKEYERAIIFRLGRILQGGAKGPGLFFILPCTDSFIKVDMRTISFDIPPQEILTKDSVTISVDGVVYYRVQNATLAVANITNADSATRLLAQTTLRNVLGTKNLSQILSDREEIAHNMQCTLDDATDDWGIKVERVEIKDVKLPVQLQRAMAAEAEASREARAKVIAAEGEMNASRALKEASMVITESPAALQLRYLQTLTTIAAEKNSTIVFPLPIDMLQGIVGAKK; encoded by the exons ATAGCCCTAATACGGGCCTTGGACCTTGTGGCTGGATTTTGGTGGCTGTCTCGTTCTTGTTCACAGTTATAACCTTCCCAATATCGGTATGGATGTGCATAAAG atcataaaagaatatgaaagagCCATCATCTTTAGATTGGGTCGCATTTTACAAGGAGGAGCCAAAGGACCTG gtttattttttattctgccgTGCACGGACAGCTTCATCAAAGTGGACATGAGAACGATTTCATTTGACATCCCCCCTCAGGAG ATCCTCACTAAGGATTCCGTGACCATTAGTGTGGATGGCGTGGTCTATTACCGCGTTCAGAACGCAACTCTGGCCGTGGCAAATATCACCAACGCCGACTCCGCAACCCGTCTTTTGGCACAAACGACTCTGAGGAATGTTCTGGGCACCAAGAACCTCTCTCAGATCCTGTCTGACAGGGAAGAAATTGCACACAACATGCAG TGTACCCTGGATGACGCCACGGATGACTGGGGAATAAAGGTGGAGCGCGTGGAAATTAAGGACGTGAAGCTGCCTGTGCAGCTCCAGAGGGCGATGGCTGCAGAGGCGGAGGCATCTCGGGAGGCCCGAGCCAAG GTCATTGCAGCCGAGGGAGAAATGAACGCATCCAGGGCTCTGAAAGAAGCCTCCATGGTCATCACTGAGTCTCCCGCGGCCCTTCAGCTGCGGTACCTCCAGACACTGACCACCATTGCTGCTGAGAAAAACTCCACAATCGTCTTCCCCCTGCCCATAGACATGTTGCAAGGCATCGTGGGGGCAAAGAAGTGA